ATTCAATTTATTGTAATATTTATTGGGGTTAACTTAACTTTTTTCCCTCAACATTTCTTAGGATTAGCTGGAATACCTCGACGATACTCAGATTACCCAGATAATTACTTATCTTGAAATATTGTTTCATCATTAGGATCTTATATTTCTTTAATTGCAACAATTATAATAATAATAATCATTTGAGAGTCAATAATCAATCCTCGAATAATCATTTTTTCATTAAATATACCTTCTTCAATTGAATGATACCAAAATCTTCCGCCAGCAGAACATTCTTATAATGAATTACCAATTATAAGTAACTTCTAATATGGCAGATAATATGTAATGGATTTAAACCCCATTTATAAAGGTTTTCCTTTTTTTAGAAATGGCAACTTGATCAAATTTTAATTTACAAAATGGAGCTTCCCCTCTTATAGAACAAATAATTTTTTTTCATGATCATACTTTAGTTATTTTATTAATAATTACTATTTTAGTAATATATTTAATAATAAATTTATTTTTTAATAAATTTATTAATCGATTTTTATTAGAAGGGCAAATAATTGAACTTATTTGAACTATTTTACCGGCTATTACTTTAATCTTTATTGCATTACCATCTCTTCGATTATTATACTTACTTGATGAATTAAATAATCCTTTAATTACTTTAAAATCCATTGGACATCAATGATATTGAAGTTATGAATATTCTGATTTCAAAAATATTGAATTTGATTCTTATATAATTAACGAAATAGACAACCCAAACAATTTTCGATTATTAGATGTAGATAATCGAATTATTCTTCCAATAAACAACCAAATTCGAATTTTAGTTACAGCAACAGATGTAATCCATTCTTGAACTATTCCTTCTCTAGGAGTAAAAGTTGATGCTAACCCAGGTCGTTTAAATCAAACTAATTTCTTTATTAATCGTCCTGGAATTTTTTTTGGTCAATGTTCAGAAATTTGTGGAGCAAATCATAGATTTATACCTATTGTAATTGAAAGAATTTCTATAAATAACTTCATTAACTGAATTAATAACTATTCATCATTAGATGACTGAAAGCAAGTATTGGTCTCTTAAACCACTTTATAGTAAATTAGCAATTACTTCTAATGAAAGAATTAGTTAATTTATAACATTTGTATGTCAAACTTAAATTATTACATTAGTAATATTCTTTTATTCCTCAAATAATACCAATTAATTGAATTTTATTTTTTTTTTTTTTTTTATTTATTTTTTTATTATTTAATATTATAAATTATTATATTAATTATAATTTTAATTTTAAATATAAAATAAAAACTAACCTAAATAAAAAATACTTATCTTGAAAATGATAAATAACTTATTTTCTATTTTTGACCCATCAACTAATATTTTTAACTTACCATTAAATTGAATAAGAACTTTTATTGGATTAATATTCATCCCATTTTCTTTTTGATTAATTCCTAATCGTCATTTTTTTTTATGAAAATTTATTATTACAAAACTTCATAATGAATTTAAAATTTTACTTAACTTTAAAAAAAATAAAGGATCAACTTTAATTTTTATTTCTTTATTTTCTTTTATTTTATTTAATAATTTTTTAGGACTTTTTCCTTATATTTTTACAAGAACTAGTCATCTAACTATTTCCTTAACCTTATCTTTATCTTTATGATTAACATTTATATTATTTGGGTGAATTAATAACTCAAAACATATATTTATTCATATAATCCCACAAGGAACACCAAGAATTTTAATACCATTTATAGTATTAATTGAAACAATTAGAAATATTATTCGACCTGGAACTTTAGCTATTCGTTTAACAGCTAATATAATTGCTGGTCATTTATTACTAACTTTATTAAGAAGAACAGGAAATTCAATAAGAAATTATTTTTTATTATTTTTAATTATTGTTCAAATTTTATTATTAATTTTAGAAAGAGCTGTAGCAGTAATTCAATCCTATGTTATTACAATTTTAAGAACCCTTTATTCTAGAGAAACCAATTAAATGACAAAAAATACACATAATCACCCTTATCATTTAGTAGATTATAGCCCATGACCTTTAACCGGGGCAATCGGAACAATAACTTTAGTAACGGGAATAGTTAAATGATTCCACAATTTTAAAATAGATTTATTAATTTTAGGATATATTATTATTCTATTAACAATATTCCAATGATGACGAGATGTATGCCGAGAAGGAACTTTCCAAGGTAAACATACAATTCTTGTTTCAAAAGGATTACGATGAGGAATAATTTTATTTATTGTTTCAGAAATTTTTTTTTTTATTTCATTTTTTTGAGCTTTTTTCCATAGTAGTTTAGCCCCTAATATTGAATTAGGAACCATATGACCTCCAATAAATATTACTCCATTCAACCCATTTCAAATTCCATTATTAAATACAATTATTCTAATTACATCTGGGTTAACAGTAACATGAGCTCATCATGCCTTAATAAATAATAATTTTTCTCAAACTTACCAAAGTTTAATTATTACTATTACTTTAGGATTCTATTTTTCTCTACTTCAAATATATGAATATTACGAAGCTCCATTTTCTATCTCTGATAGAGTATATGGATCAACATTTTTTGTAGCAACAGGATTTCACGGATTACACGTAATTATCGGAACAATTTTTATTCTTACATGCTTTATTCGACTAACAAATAAACACTTTTCAAGTTCACACCATTTCGGATTTGAAGCAGCAGCATGATATTGACACTTTGTAGACGTAGTATGATTATTTTTATATATTTCTATTTACTGATGAGGTAATTAATTAATTTATATAATATATTTAGTATATTTGACTTCCAATCAAAAAGTTTAAAATTTTTAATATAAATAATTAAAATTATATTTCTTATATCAACTATTTTTTTTTTAATCTCTAATATATTTATTATAATTTCATCAATTTTATCAAAAAAAACAAATTTAGATCGAGAAAAATGTTCACCATTTGAATGTGGGTTTGACCCTAAATGTTTACCGCGAATTCCATTTTCTTTACATTTCTTTTTAATCACTGTAATCTTCTTAATTTTTGATGTTGAAATTGCTTTAATTTTCCCAATTATCCCATCTTTTTATATAACAAATATATTTATTTGATTTAAAACAAGAATTTTTTTTTTAATTATATTATTATTAGGTCTTTATCATGAATGAAATCAAAAAATACTAAATTGAACATATTAGGAAAATAGTTTAAAAAAAACATTTGATTTGCATTCAAAAAATATTATAAATTAATTTTTCTTAAATAAGAAGCAATTCCCATGCATTTAATTTCGACTTAAAAGATAGAGTAAAATAATACTCCTTATTTAAAGATAATTATTAATTGAAACCAAAAAGAGGTATATCACTGTTAATGATACTATTGAATAATAATTCCAATTAAAGAAATATTTTATATTAAGCTGCTAACTTAATCTTAGTGGTTAATTACCATTAATATTTCTATATTTATATAGTTTAATAAAAACTTTACATTTTCAATGTAAAAATAAAATTTTAATTTTTATAAATTACCTAAAGATAAATTATCACCTTAATATCTTCAATATCATGCTCTAAATTAAGCTATTTAAGTAACTAAAATCATTTTAATATAAATATAGTTATAAATATTATTCATAAAACAAATCTATATAAATAAATTTTAAAATTATTTATTAAAAATATATTAAAAATAACCGAATAATTTTTTAAAATATTATATAAACCTTGTCCTCTATATAATTCACTTCAACCATAATCAACATTTTTTAATAAATTATTCCCTAACTTTAAAACAGAAAAATTAATCCCATAAGTAAATAAATTAGGTATAAATCATATCCCCCCTAAAAAATTTCTCAGATTAAAAAATTTTAAAAATTTATTTAAAGAATATAAATTTATGTTTCTAATTAATACCCCTATAATAAA
The Pieris rapae mitochondrion, complete genome genome window above contains:
- the ND3 gene encoding NADH dehydrogenase subunit 3; the protein is MKIMFLMSTIFFLISNMFIMISSILSKKTNLDREKCSPFECGFDPKCLPRIPFSLHFFLITVIFLIFDVEIALIFPIIPSFYMTNMFIWFKTSIFFLIMLLLGLYHEWNQKMLNWTY
- the COX3 gene encoding cytochrome c oxidase subunit III translates to MTKNTHNHPYHLVDYSPWPLTGAIGTMTLVTGMVKWFHNFKMDLLILGYIIILLTMFQWWRDVCREGTFQGKHTILVSKGLRWGMILFIVSEIFFFISFFWAFFHSSLAPNIELGTMWPPMNITPFNPFQIPLLNTIILITSGLTVTWAHHALMNNNFSQTYQSLIITITLGFYFSLLQMYEYYEAPFSISDSVYGSTFFVATGFHGLHVIIGTIFILTCFIRLTNKHFSSSHHFGFEAAAWYWHFVDVVWLFLYISIYWWGN
- the ATP8 gene encoding ATP synthase F0 subunit 8 yields the protein MPQMMPINWILFFFFFLFIFLLFNIMNYYINYNFNFKYKMKTNLNKKYLSWKW
- the COX2 gene encoding cytochrome c oxidase subunit II (TAA stop codon is completed by the addition of 3' A residues to the mRNA), encoding MATWSNFNLQNGASPLMEQMIFFHDHTLVILLMITILVMYLMMNLFFNKFINRFLLEGQMIELIWTILPAITLIFIALPSLRLLYLLDELNNPLITLKSIGHQWYWSYEYSDFKNIEFDSYMINEMDNPNNFRLLDVDNRIILPMNNQIRILVTATDVIHSWTIPSLGVKVDANPGRLNQTNFFINRPGIFFGQCSEICGANHSFMPIVIESISMNNFINWINNYS
- the ATP6 gene encoding ATP synthase F0 subunit 6 codes for the protein MMNNLFSIFDPSTNIFNLPLNWMSTFIGLMFIPFSFWLIPNRHFFLWKFIITKLHNEFKILLNFKKNKGSTLIFISLFSFILFNNFLGLFPYIFTSTSHLTISLTLSLSLWLTFMLFGWINNSKHMFIHMIPQGTPSILMPFMVLIETISNIIRPGTLAIRLTANMIAGHLLLTLLSSTGNSMSNYFLLFLIIVQILLLILESAVAVIQSYVITILSTLYSSETN